The DNA region GTGTCGCCCCTCCGCCTTCCCCCTCGCATCGGCCGTCGTGGGGTGAGGGCCGATGCGAGGGTGAAGACGGAGGGGCTCAGGCGAACTCTGATGGAAGATGGGGGACGGGGGGGCGAAAGAGACACGGCCACGGGAGGATCGGTTAAGGATGTTGTTGCGAAGCAGCGGGTGGCACTGTTGTGGGTGCCACTGTCTGGCTTGCCCAATCCTGTTCGGCCCGCCAGTTGCTCACTGGTTCGGTTCGACCGTGATGAGCCGTGGTTGCGAAACTGTCTGCCCAGAATTTTGCGCTGGGGGCCATCGGGTTTGCGTACTGCGCAGCATCGACCGGCGCGGCGCGGGTGGTCGGTTCGCGGCGGTTCAATGCGTTTTGAGTTTTTCAAGGTGCGCCAGCACCTCGTCTTCATCGGCCCATCCGATCAGGTAGAAGCGGATCATCTCGAACGTCCGCAGCGTCGGCTTCTTGCCGGTCCATAGGCTGATCAGCAGGCAGACGATGATCGCGCAGTACGTCTGAATCTCAATGCCCACCGGGTCCTCGCTCAGCAGGTGACGGCAGCCGAGCGTGTGCTTGAAGAAGCGGAAGAACAGCTCGACCTGCCAGCGGTGTACGTAGATCAGCGCCACCACGTCGGCCGGGACGTCCATCAGGTTCGTCGCTAGCACGAGGTCTTTTCCCGCCGCGCCGCCGCGTTTGGGGTGGGCTTGGGCGCGGATGCGGACCAGCCGCACCGGGTGGTCGGGGTGCTCGATCCGCACGCTCTTGGCCGAGCCGAGCTTGCCGACCGCGTCTTCAAGCACCCCCGCCTCGATCGCCTCGGGGCCAAGGTCGCGGGCCTGCTCGGGGGTGAAGTGGTGGTCCTCGCGCACCCGGCAAACGTAGCTGCTGCCGGCAGCGACGATCGCGTTGAACAGCGAGAACTGCTCGTAGCCCCGGTCGAGGATGTAGCAGCGGTCGGCTTCCAGCAGCCTCCGCAGCGAAGCCTTCTCGTTGGCGTCCTTGCGGTTGCGGCCGGTCGTCACCTCAATGTTGGTCGGCGCGCCGCGCAGCACCTCGAAGTGCGCGTGCAGCCGCCAACCGTCCGGGCGCCGCCGGCCCTGCCAAGCCGCTTGGGCGATCTGTGGCAGCCGCGTCAGCAGCGAGCCGTCCACGGCCGTCAGCCGTTGGGTGACGCCGTCGAGCCGCCGGTCGTGCGGCAGCGCGCCCAACTGATCCGCCAGCTCGCCCACGATCTCACGCAGCCCCTCGGCGCGGAACACCGCGGTCGCCTCGGACAGCGAGCCGAGGCTGGTCCGTGGGCAGCCGAGCTTCTTCTGCACCTTCTTGAGCTCGGACGCCTGCTGAACGCCGCGGAGGGAGGTGAGGATTGGGTTGAACAAGAACAGCAAGATCAGCACGGAGTACTCGTCCATGTGCAGGACGCGATTGCCCGCCTTGTCCCGCTCGCAGCCCACGCCGTGCAGACGCTCAAACAGAGGAAGCAGCGCCCGCAGCTCCTTCACCCCCCGCACGTCTCGCTCATCAAGTTTCGGCTTCTTGGCGGCCATCGTGGTAAGATGACCGAAGTTTACCCTTGGCGCTAGCCCTATTCTTCAACGCGCAAATCTTGTGCCGAACAGGATTGTGGCTTGCCAGCAGTGAGAAGCGGAGACCCTGTTCCCATTCCGGACGAAGCGAACTCCACGCAGTTTCCCGGAGTCGGCCGACCTAACGGCACACGATCGTTCCACCCCTTCTCCCCGCCTTGTTATTGAAAGCCCCCGCGCGGTCGGCCAAAATGCCGGCCCCACCGCGGCACGCCGCGTGGATCGGTCGGTGCGTGACGAATCTGGGGGAGGGACTTGGCCCTAAGAAGACCTGGGGGACGGCCATCCGCGTCCCGAAGACCTGGGGCCCAGCCATCCACGCCCAGCCATTTCCGCCCCGCATACCGCAGCTTCAACCTCCCGCCGCGAGCTCCAACGCCGCCTTCTCCCTCGGCCATTTCTCGCCGCTTTGCCGACGATAGCCGCCATGGGGTCGTGGAGAGTGTCAATCTCACGGCGGTGCGGGTACGTTTGCGTTCGGGGATGTCCTCAAAATGGGGGTCGTGGCGTCTACCGCAGGATTTGCCCCTCACTTCTCCGCCAGGCCCCTGCCGAATATACTTGGTACTCGCCTTCCGGGACGCTTCTCCCGGCGGGCGACACGCAACGGGGGCGAACTGGGCTCGACCGGGTGTGGAAAGCGTAAGTGGCGTGTCGTGGTTGATCGGTGGCCCACGTAAAAAGCCGATTAAATCCTTCAATTGCCGAAGGTAATTTCGCTTTGGCTGCCTAGTTTACTAGGGAGTCCGAGTCGAGGGCTGTAGCCGGAATGGCCCAAAGACTCGTATCACCCCAATCCGGACCGCCTCGGGTCACTGCAGAGCACGCCCGCGGTTAAAAAAAGTTCTCAGCTAGCGACCGGGTAGCCCTGCCAGCGAGGCGCCCCGGCCGCGAAATCAAATCTCGCTGGACATACACGTAGAAGCTTGCGTGGCCCCATCGCGGGACGCGGGTTCGATTCCCGCCGCCTCCACTTGTCAGGTGTATCTACCTGTTGGGAAAATTGAAGCAAGACGAGGACGTGGGGCGCCTGCCCCGCGTCCTTTTTTCTTGCCACGACCGCGCCGGCGCTTCGAGCGGATGCAGCGCGCCCGACCCCTGCTACGGACCCGCGGGTCCACCTAGCGAAATCCGCCGTTGACATATTGTTATGTTCCGATATATTTGATTACCGAAGGCGAGCGCAGTGGCCCTCAATGGGGGAGCTGGCTGACCCTGGGAGTGATCCCCGATCGTTCCCAGGCCCGCCGCGGCGCTCGCGTGTTGGGGCGGCCGCGGCCCCCGGCGTGTTCTGCCGGTTTTGATCCGACACACAACAAGATCGAGGTGACCTGCCATGTTGCTCAAGTACTTCTACGACAAGCCGCTCGCCCACGCCTCGTACATGGTCGGCTGCCAGAAGAGCGGCGAGGCGATCGTGGTCGACCCCGGCCGCGACGTCTCCCCCTACCTCGAGGCGGCCAAGGCCGAGGGGCTGCGGATCGTGGCGGCAACCGAGACCCACATCCACGCCGACTTTGTGTCGGGCTCGCGCGAGCTGGCCGACCGGGTCGGCGCCAAGCTGTACCTCTCCGACACGGGGCCGAGCGACTGGAAGTACGCGCCGGCCAGCGGGTGTGACATCACGCTGCTCAAGGACGGCGACGCGTTCTACGTCGGCAAGGTGAAGCTCGAAGTGCTGCACACGCCGGGGCACACCCCGGAGAGCATCTCCCTGGTGCTGACCGACGAAGGGGGGGGCGCCAACGCGCCGATGGGGGTCTTTACCGGCGACTTTGTCTTCGTCGGTTCGGTCGGCAGGCCCGACCTGCTAGAGACCGCGGCCGGGGTGGTCGGCAGCGCCGAGGTCGGCGCGCGGCAGCTCTACGAGTCGACGCTCCGCTTCCGCACGCTGCCAGACCACTTGCAGGTGTGGCCCGCCCACGGCGCGGGGAGCGCCTGCGGCAAGGGGCTGGGCGCCATCCCGTCGTCCACGGTGGGCTACGAGAAGCTGTTCAACCCAGCGTTGCAGTACCGCGACGAGCAAGCGTTTGTCGACTACATCCTCGCCGACCAGCCCGAGACCCCCTTCTACTTCGCGGTGATGAAGCGGGTGAACAAGCAGGGGCCGCAGCTCACCGAGAAGCTCCCCCCCGTCGAGGCGATCCCAACCGACCGGCTCGCGGCGGTCGCGGCCCGCGAGATCGTCCTGGACACCCGCCCCTCGGGCGACTTCGCCCAAGCGCACGCGCCGGGCACGATCAACGTGCCCGCCTCGAACCTGGTGCAGTGGGCCGGCTTCTTTGTCGACTACGACAAGCCGGTCTACCTGATCGCCGATGAGTCGACGCTGGGCGATCGGCTGCGGAGCCTGCGCTCGATCGGCATCGACAACGTGGGGGGGTACTTCGACGCCGGCGCTGTTGGGAATGCCGGGCTGAGGACCGAATCGTACCCGTCCGCGACGCCGGCGCAGCTGCGCGACAAGATCGAGGGGGGCGAAGTGACGCTCGTCGATGTCCGCGCGGCGACCGAGTACCAGGCCGGGCACATCGCCGAGGCCGAGCACCACTTCCTCGGGAAACTCATGCGGAACATCGACGCCGTCACTCGCGACAAGCCGGTGGTCGCCCAGTGCCTGGCGGGGGGGCGGTCGGCCATCGCGGCCAGCATCCTCCAACGCGCCGGATTCGAGGTGGTCAACATGCAGGGGGGCTACCGGGCCTGGGTCGACGACGGGCTGCCAACGGTGCGGTAGCGGTGCGAGTGAGTCGGACCACGGCGCCCGGCGCCGACGACAGGGAGGCCCTGACGCGAGGTACACACCATGATTCCGCTACTTGCGCTCCTGTTCGGCGGGATCGTCGGCTTCTCGTTGGGGCTCACCGGCGGCGGCGGGGCGATCCTGGCCGTGCCGCTGCTGGTGTACGGCCTGTCGGTCGACCCGCGTCAGGCCGTCGGCGTCTCGCTGGCGGCGGTGGGCATTACTTCTGCGGTCGGCTTCTTGGGGAGGTGGCGCGCGGGTCAGGTGGAGGTGGGTACCGGGCTGCTGTTCGCGGGGGCCGGCATGCTCGGCGCCCCGGTCGGCTCGTGGCTGTCGTCTCAGATCCCCGAGCCGCTGCTGCTGACGCTGTTCGCATTGTTGATGCTGGCGGTGGCCGTCCGCATGTGGCGGCAGTCCGCGCCCACGCGGCTGGCGCCAGCGAACGTCACACCCGCAGGCGCCGCCAGAACGGCCTGCGGCCGCGACGCCGCGGGCAACCTGCGGCTCAACTCCCCCTGCGCTATGCTGTTGGGCGCCGTCGGCGTGCTGACGGGGGTCTTATCGGGCTTGTTTGGCGTGGGGGGCGGGTTTGTTATTGTGCCGGCCCTGGTTGTTTTTAGCGGCATGGCGATCCACCGCGCCGTCGCCACGTCGCTGATGGTGATCACGCTGATCAGCGTGTCGGGGGTGGCGTCGCACTTGATGGCGGGCCGCGAAATCCCCATCGAGCTCACGTCGTACTTCGTCGTCGGCGGGGTGCTGGGGATGTTTGCCGGTATCGGGGCGAGCCGCTACCTGTCCGGGCCGGCGCTGCAGAAGGTCTTCGCCCTGGTGATTGTCGCCGTCGGGCTGTTCGTCATGGTTCGTACGGCGTTCCACTTGTAGAGACACGCCCCGCGCAGCGTTCACTCCTTGCAAGAAGAGGAAACCCCGATGACATGGATCCTGCAGCCCTGGCCCTGGTGGGTGTCGGGGGTACTGATCGGATTAACCGTGCCGCTGCTCTACATCTTGGCGGGCAAGGCCTTCGGCATCTCGACCAGCCTCCAGCAGATCGGCGCCATGTGCGCGCCGCACAGCCGGTTTGCGTACCTCAGCAAGCACGACCGCCGGGGCCACCTGTGGACGCTGGTGTTTGTGGTCGGCATCGTGTTGGGCGCGGCCCTAGCGACCCACCTGCTGAGCGCGGAGCCGCTGCGTCTGCTCCCCGAGTCGTTCAGCAGCCCCGCGGGCGCCCTCAAGCTGCTGATCGGCGGCGCCTTGATCGGCTTCGGCACGCGCTACGCCGGCGGGTGCACGTCGGGTCACTCCATCACCGGCATCGCCAACCTCAACTGGCCCAGCCTGCTGGCGACCGTTTGCTTCTTCGCCGGCGGGCTCGCCGTGACGTGGGGGCTGGGAAACCTGATTTTCTAGAACGCTAGATCCACCGACACCGGAGCCAGTCATGACCCAAGAAGCCAAGCCGAACGCGGACAAGCCGCGGATGTCGCCGTTTGCGTACCTCAGCGTGCTGCTGGTGGGGGCGTACCTGGGGGCGCTCTTCGTGAAGTCGGAGGTCGCCTCGTGGGAGCGTGTCCACGCCATGTTCCTGCTGCAGGAGGCGTACATGTACCTGATCATCGGCGTAGCGATCGCCGTGGCGATGGCGTCGATGCTGCTCATCAAGCGGCTGGGGGTCCGCTCCGTCGACGGCAAGCCGATTAAGTACGAGCCCAAGCCCTACCACGCCGGCGTGGTCGTGGGGGGCATGCTGTTCGGCGCCGGGTGGGCCATCACCGGCGCCTGCCCCGGGCCGATCTACGCCCAGATCGGCGCCGGCGAGTGGATGGCCCTGTTCACGCTCGCGGGCGCCCTGCTGGGGATGCTGGCCTACGCGGCCCTCAAGCCGCGGCTGCCGCACTAATCCGAGCCGGCCGCCAGCCGAGGATTGGGCCCGCGGAGGCCGGGCAAAAACTGGGTCCATCCGGGTTTCTTGTGGGTAGAAGGATTCCGACCTCCGCTCCTGCTCCAACAAAGGGGGCGCCCCTCCGTCGCCGCTCTCGCATCGGCCGCAGTAGGGGTGACGGCCGATGCGAGAGCGACGACGAAGGGGCTAGCAACCGCTCTGATGCGAAAAACCCTGTGCGCAAAGTCCCGCGAGCCCCTTCCTCCTTCACCGTCGCATCGGCCTCGCCCCGCTCCCCAGGGCCGATGCGACGGGGAAGGAGGGAGGGGCGGCCCCTTTCTTCGAGCCCGAGCTGAGGCTTTCTACCCACAAAAAACCCGGATGGACCCAAAGCTGCGGCTTTCCGAATTGTGAAGAAAGTGTTAACTTCTTCCGTCCCGCAGAGTAGAATGCGGCGTCTAACATGGGGGCCCTCGCCAAAACAGAGCCCGCCGTGGGGCTTCCACCGTCGCGGTTTCCCTGCAAACGCGTTGGGGCGGGCCCACTTTTCGCTTTTTTGTCCGGTCGGAACAGGTAAGCAGCACCCACTGCGAGGAACTATGCACTGCACACCGCCGTTGGCTGTGGGCGCCGGTCGAACGGGGCGCGCTGGTGGGTTTACGCTCGTTGAGCTGCTAGTGGTCATCGCGATCATCGGCATCCTGGTGGCGTTGATGCTGCCGGCGGTGCAGATGGTGCGCGAGAGCAGCCGCCGCTCCCAGTGCCAGAACCACCTCCGCCAGGTGGGGCTCGCGCTGCTCAACTACGAGGGCGCCAACCGCCGGTTCCCCCCCGGCAAACGCTGGTCGCTGCCGCGCGACAACCCGCTGACGTACGACTACGCCTGGTCGAGCATGATCCTCAGCCACATCGAGGAGCAGGGGATCAAGGACCAGCTCGACTTCAAGCTGCCGATGACCGACCCCGCCAACCTGGCCGCCGCGGGGCAGGTGATCCCCATCTACCTCTGCCCCAGCGCCAGCCAGTTAGACGAGCACCGTTCGCCGACGGGGGTCGTGTCTAACCTAGGGGGCCAGCCGGGCGAGGGGATGGCCTGCATCGACTACATGGGCATCTCAGGCCCCGACAAGGACAAGACGAACCCCGCCACCGGCGCCGACTACGGCGCCCAGCGCGGCGTGCTGATCGGCACCAAGGGGCTGGAGAAGGAAGACACCATTCTGATCCCGCCGGCGGTGACCGTGGCCAAGATCACCGACGGCCTCTCCAACACGCTGTGCGTGATCGAGTGCACCGGCCGCGGGGCGATCGTCAGCAAGAAGGGGAACTTCAAGACCGCCAACGGCGCGTGGGCCTCCGGCGGGAACATCAGCCACATCAAGGGGAGAATCAACGAGAACCCGCCCCCCGTCGCCTGGGAAGACGAACGCCCCTACTCCGACCACCCCGGGGGCGCCAACACCCTGGCGTGCGACGGCTCGGTGACGTTCATGACGGAAGAGATGTCGGCCGCCCTGCTCCGCGCGTACTGCTCGCGCGACGGCGGAGAAACGTTCGACCACCCAGACCTGCAATAGCCGGCGCGACCCGCTCGCCGAACCCAAAGGACCGACCGCTGCTCGACTGCATCCTCAACCACGATTCGACCGGCGTCGTTTCTGCCCCCTCGGACGCCGATCCGCGGGACGCCGATCCGCGGGGGGCCGACCCGCGGGGGATCGTCGCGGCCATGCCCCCCATCAGCCTCGACGAGATGGACGGCGTGAGCCTGATGAACCGCGTCGACACCAAGTACGCCTTCTCCGAGGGCGCCCTGGGAGGGCTGCTCGACGCGGTCCGCCACGACTACCGGGTGCTGGAAGTGGGGGGCGCCCGCTGGACCCCCTACGCCACGCTGTACTACGACAGCCCCGCGCGCGACTGCTTCTTGCAGCACCACAACGGCAAGCTCAACCGGCACAAGTTCCGCGTCCGCAGCTACGGCCCCTCCGGCGCGTGCTTCCTGGAAGTCAAGCTGAAGAACAACAAGGGGCGGACCGACAAGCGGCGCATCGCCATCCCGGGCCTCGAACAAGCCTCGGCGCCCGAGTCGCTGGAGTTCATCGAGGCGGCCGCCGGGGTACGCCCCAACCTGGCGCCGCAGCTCTGGACCTACTTCAGCCGCATCACCCTGGTAGGGTTGGCGTTGGGCGAGCGCGTGACGCTGGACACCGAGCTGACGTTCGCCCAGGGCGACCGACGCGCCGCGCTGCCGGGCGTGGTGATCGCCGAGGTCAAGCAGGCCCGCAGCGACCGCGGGTCGAGCTTCCGCCAGGGGCTCCGCCGCATGGGGCTGCGGCCGCTGCGGATCAGCAAGTACTGCGTCGGCAGCCTGCTGCTCGACCCCGCGCTCAAGCACAACCGCTTCAAGCCGAAGCTGCTGGCGCTGCAGAAGCTGGTCCGATAGCCGCGGCGTGAGAGTGTATACTGGCTTGTGTTCTTCGGATCGGACCCCCCTGCTACCTTTGTGACCGTCGCCCCCACGCGGTTCTTCGCTGAACCCGGGGCCGCAAAGCCGCCGCTCTCTCGCTCGATAGCGAACTCCCCGCACACCTCCTAAGCCGCGCTATGACCGAGTTCCTCGGCGTCCCCCTGTTCGACGACGACTTCTACAAGCTGCTGGCCCGGTTCGGGGCCAACCTGGTCGTGCTCACGGCGATCGTCCAGTTCTGCTACTTCCGCAGTTCGCGCAGCAAGGACTACCTGTTCACTTACTACACGGTGAGCATCCTGGTCTTCTTCCTCTGCTTCACGCTGAAGAAGTTCGACCTTGGCCTGGGCATGGCGCTCGGGCTGTTTGCCATCTTCGGCATCCTGCGGTACCGGACAGACGCGATCCCGATCCGCGAGATGTCGTACCTGTTCGTCGTGATCGGCATCGCGGTGATCAACGCGCTCTCCAACAGCAAGATGAGCTACGCAGAGCTGGCCTTCACCAACGGCGCCATCCTGGCGATGACGGGCCTGCTGGAGTCGCTCCCGCTGCTCAAGCAGGAGAGCCGTGAAGAGGTGCTCTACGAGAAGATCGACCTGGTGCGTCCCGAGAACCACCAGCAGCTCATCGACGACCTGCAGCAACGCACCGGGCTGGTCATCAGCCGGATCGAGCTGGGGAAGATCGACTTCCTGCAAGACACCGTAGCGATCACCGTGTACTACTACGCGCACGAACAGACCGGGATCGCCACCGGCGAGGTCGACGTCTCGCGACGCGTGCGGCGGCGTTAGCGCCGGGAAGGTGGACAACGCGCGGGACCTAGCAGCCGTCGGTCCGCCGCCGCTACTGAACCTGCAGTGCTTGATCGGGAACAAGCGAGAAGTAGCCGCTGTCGTGGCCTTCGAGGCTCACGCGCACGTCGTCGATGCCGCCGGTGGGGGCGGGTCGGATGTCGAGCTTCCACCACCCCGCTTCTTCGGGCGCGGTCTCGATCTGCTTCCGATCGACCGGCGTGGCGGAGCAATCGAACTCGGCGACCCGCCGGTTGCTGGGAGCGAAGAGCGTCGCGACCGCCGTCTCACCCGGCGCCGCGGCGCCCAGCGACAGGTGCAAGGGGGGCGCCGCCTCGGGAACATAGAAGTACACCGGCGACGATCGGCCCAACAAGTGGAGCCCTTCGTCGGAAAGGTTGCCGTCGACCCCCCACGCCGCGCCCGACACGTGCACCGCGAACGACGCGGATCGCGCCGAGATAGTCAGGTGGTAGTACGCCATGTCCGCGGGCTCCAGCACGACGGGCGCATCGGCGCTCATCACGCCGCTGGCTACCTCGGAGCCGTCCGGCCCATAGACGTTGTAGGTGACCAGCTCTCCCCGCGACTGGATGTGGCCGAACCCGACCTCAACCGGCCCCGCCCCGCTGGGGCGCAAGACCAGGTGCTGCTGCCCGCGCAACCGGAAGTCGGCGCCCGCTTCGGCATCCACGGGCTTCTCCGGTACCGCCACGGATAGTCTTTTCCTGACATACGCGGGGGGGTTCAGCATGGCCGTCGGGTGCAACGCCAGCGACCCCTTGTTGGCGGCCAAGAACGCAAAGAAGTCGGGGTCGGAAAGGTAGAAGCTAGAGGCCCGGGGCGCGTCCAGCACCCCGCGCTGCCGCAGGTTCCAATGCATCACGATGAGGTTGTCGCCGATCATGCGTAACCGCGCTCGGGCGTCGGGGTTGTGCGTCTTCGACTCGGCGGCGCGATACAATCGCTCGATCTCTGTTAGGTTCTTTGCGTAGACGTCGCGCATCATGTCGGTGGTTAGGCTGTACCTCGTATCGGGGAACTCCCGGTAGTGGCGGGCCACTTCGCGATCGACCAGGCGGTAAAGCCGGTTGATGTCGTCGCCGCCGGCCCCGTACGCTTTGGCGCAGTACTCGTCGAAGAGTTCTTCTACGTTCGCCTGTGGGTCCCAGGCCAGCTTTGCCAGCAAGTAGTTCAGCGGACCAGCACGCCCCCACGCAGCGATCCCGTAGACGTACACCCCCTTGATGTCGGCCCCCTGCAATCGTGGGTACATGAACTTGAGGATCTCCAGCCCCGGCGGGTTCAAGACGCCCGCTTCGGTCTCGATGTTCACCGGCAGGTCGTAGTAGGAGATGTTGGCGGTCACCTCCGTCCACCCGGCCAGCACTTCTTCCCATTGCCGACGGAGGCGGGGGCGAGCCAGGGTGAAACCGTAGTCGAAGCTCGGCGCCCACACCAGAAACACGTTGGGCTCCAGCCGGATGTTCTTCTTCGGCGGGAAGAGGTACTCCGCGTACACGAAGCCGGCAAGCGTCTTCTGGGGGTGCTGCTCGCCGACCAGTTTGGCCACGGCGTTGTAGAACGTGAGGATGGCGGGCGTGACCGACCGCTTGCCATTGGGATCGGTCTCATAGAGCGCCGCACATTGCTCGCACTCGCAGTAGCCCGCGGAGTCCGACGGAGAGAGCGAGTAGGAGCTCTCATCGGGGTGCGCGTCGAAGTAGGCGATCGCCGCGTCCGCGTAGGCGCGGATCAACCCGGGGTTGGTCGTGCACAGCTTGTACCGCCCCGCGGGGGGAACCCGCACGCCAGAGCGCTCCGCGAACCAATCGGGGTGCTGGTCGAAGTGCGAGGCCGGAATCGACGCACGCCAATTGTGGTGATGCGCCAACGACAAACTCTTGCCCAGGCGTTGCCGGGCCTGCCAACGCACCACCTCGGGCCGCCGCTCTTGCGTGTAGGGCAGGCGGCGGTTTAGGAACGCCGGCGCGTCGCTGATGTCGGTAGCGGGGATGATCACAGCGGGCGACTTTGGCACGTAGTCGCCGTGGTCCCCCGGCGCCAGCCAGCGCACGCCCAGGAACCGCTCGATGAACGCGTACGCGCCGTTGAGCGTCCCGTTAGACGCGCCGCCCCCCGGCGTCCGTTGGCCGTCGGCGGTGTCGCGGCCGAGCACGTAGACATTGGCGTCTTTCGTGACGATCCGGAAGCCTTCCCAGGGGATCTGCGCCGTGGTGAGACCCGCCTCGCGCGACGCGGCGTTGTCGCCGACGCAGATCATCTTGGGCCCTGGACGATGCACCACAGGAAGCTCGGCGCCACTCACCTGCTCTAGGTAGTCCCGCAGCTCGGCGGCGGCCTGCGTCACCGACCGCGGCGCGGCCGGATCGCAATAGATGACGTACTCGCTGACTCCGTCTTGAACCAGCGGCGCCGCGCCCGCGCCGGTCGCCGCGTCTGCGGCGGAGGCCGACAGGCAGGCAGCGGCGGTCACCGCCATGAGGGCTCGTAGCATGGGAAAGGCCTCTCGCGGCGCGTGAAGTGATGAAGAGGGGCGGATTGCCGGCCTTCGGGACAGGCTACGACGGCCGAGCCCGCGACGCAATCACTGCGCAACGCTTCAAGTCACGGGCGTGTATTCCGCGCTACCCGGCCGGCGGTCCTCTGCGCAGTTCCGCAGGATCGTTAGGAACGCTTCTACGCTTGCGGGCCGTTGCTTCGGGTCGGCCGCCAAGCAGCGCTCGCAGAGCCGCTCGGCGGCCGGGCCGGGGCGGTCGCTCACACGCCGCAGCAGCGCCCCCAGGCTGTAGACATCGGCGGCGGGGGTCGGCGTCGCGGCCTGGCTGAGCACCTCGGGCGCCAGGTAGCCGAGCGTGCCACCCAGCGCCGCGGCGGGCCGCTTGTCGGCGATGATTTGTGCGAATCCAAAGTCGGTGACGATCACTTCCCCGTGGTTGCCCAGCAGGATGTTGGCTGGTTTGAGGTCGCAGTGCACCACGCCCGCCTGGTGCGCGTGGGCCACGGCCTCGGCGACGCGCTCCACCACACGCAGCGCTTCGTCCGGCGCCAGCCTCTCCCGATCGATGCGTGCCTGCAGGTCGCTCCCCTCAACGTAGTCCATCACGATGAAGTAGCCGCCCGAGGGGAACCGCCCCAGCCCGCGGACGCGGATCACGCCGGGGTGGCTCATCCGCTGCACCACGGCTGCTTCGTTGAGGAACTGCCGGACCGCACGCGGCTCCCGCTGACGGTCCTTGCGCAGCGCCTTGACCGCGACCGTGGCGCCGCTGCTCAGCCGGGTCGCCCGGTAGACCTTTCCCATGCCGCCGGCGCCCACCAGCCGCTCGAGCCGGAAGTCGGAGTAGGGGAGCGGCGCATCGAGCGGCTCAACGTCTGCCGGCGCTGCTCCACGCGCCGCGTCGGCATCCAGCAGTTGACCTTCTACCAAGCGCTTGACCTGGGCGAGCGTGCGGCGGACCGTTCTGGGCGACCGCTTGAGCCGCCCGGCGATCGTGTCGACCGAGTCGCCCTGCAGCACCGAGGCCAGCACCACGCGTTGGTCGGCCGACAGCCGCTCGGTGATCAGCCGCACCTGCTCCACCAGCGCCGCGGCTTCGTCTGGCAGCGGCTCGACGCACTGCTGCGTGGCGGCGTCGGGCCCGTCGCGACGCAGGTCGCGGCGGGCGGCGGTGTGACGCTCGGCCTGCTTGCGGAGTTTGTTAAGCGTGATCTGCGCCAGCAGCCGCCACAGGTCGCCCGAGTGTTGCAGCGTGAAATCGCCATCGGCGGCCCGCACGAAGAAGCTGCGGTAGGCAGACTGAACCACGTCCTCGGGGTCGACCCGCCGCTGCATGCCGCGGCTCAATCGCGACCGCGCCAGCCCGACGAGGCGGGCGACATACCTGTCGAACAGCTCCGTCGCCGCTCGGCTGTCGCCGGCCCGGTAGAGGTCAAGCAGCGCGATCGAGTTCACGGCGCCCGCCGGGGCGTCTCCGTCGATTTTCTCGATCT from Pirellulimonas nuda includes:
- a CDS encoding MBL fold metallo-hydrolase, yielding MLLKYFYDKPLAHASYMVGCQKSGEAIVVDPGRDVSPYLEAAKAEGLRIVAATETHIHADFVSGSRELADRVGAKLYLSDTGPSDWKYAPASGCDITLLKDGDAFYVGKVKLEVLHTPGHTPESISLVLTDEGGGANAPMGVFTGDFVFVGSVGRPDLLETAAGVVGSAEVGARQLYESTLRFRTLPDHLQVWPAHGAGSACGKGLGAIPSSTVGYEKLFNPALQYRDEQAFVDYILADQPETPFYFAVMKRVNKQGPQLTEKLPPVEAIPTDRLAAVAAREIVLDTRPSGDFAQAHAPGTINVPASNLVQWAGFFVDYDKPVYLIADESTLGDRLRSLRSIGIDNVGGYFDAGAVGNAGLRTESYPSATPAQLRDKIEGGEVTLVDVRAATEYQAGHIAEAEHHFLGKLMRNIDAVTRDKPVVAQCLAGGRSAIAASILQRAGFEVVNMQGGYRAWVDDGLPTVR
- a CDS encoding DUF1559 domain-containing protein, whose translation is MHCTPPLAVGAGRTGRAGGFTLVELLVVIAIIGILVALMLPAVQMVRESSRRSQCQNHLRQVGLALLNYEGANRRFPPGKRWSLPRDNPLTYDYAWSSMILSHIEEQGIKDQLDFKLPMTDPANLAAAGQVIPIYLCPSASQLDEHRSPTGVVSNLGGQPGEGMACIDYMGISGPDKDKTNPATGADYGAQRGVLIGTKGLEKEDTILIPPAVTVAKITDGLSNTLCVIECTGRGAIVSKKGNFKTANGAWASGGNISHIKGRINENPPPVAWEDERPYSDHPGGANTLACDGSVTFMTEEMSAALLRAYCSRDGGETFDHPDLQ
- a CDS encoding YeeE/YedE family protein, which translates into the protein MTWILQPWPWWVSGVLIGLTVPLLYILAGKAFGISTSLQQIGAMCAPHSRFAYLSKHDRRGHLWTLVFVVGIVLGAALATHLLSAEPLRLLPESFSSPAGALKLLIGGALIGFGTRYAGGCTSGHSITGIANLNWPSLLATVCFFAGGLAVTWGLGNLIF
- a CDS encoding sulfite exporter TauE/SafE family protein, which translates into the protein MIPLLALLFGGIVGFSLGLTGGGGAILAVPLLVYGLSVDPRQAVGVSLAAVGITSAVGFLGRWRAGQVEVGTGLLFAGAGMLGAPVGSWLSSQIPEPLLLTLFALLMLAVAVRMWRQSAPTRLAPANVTPAGAARTACGRDAAGNLRLNSPCAMLLGAVGVLTGVLSGLFGVGGGFVIVPALVVFSGMAIHRAVATSLMVITLISVSGVASHLMAGREIPIELTSYFVVGGVLGMFAGIGASRYLSGPALQKVFALVIVAVGLFVMVRTAFHL
- a CDS encoding DUF6691 family protein gives rise to the protein MTQEAKPNADKPRMSPFAYLSVLLVGAYLGALFVKSEVASWERVHAMFLLQEAYMYLIIGVAIAVAMASMLLIKRLGVRSVDGKPIKYEPKPYHAGVVVGGMLFGAGWAITGACPGPIYAQIGAGEWMALFTLAGALLGMLAYAALKPRLPH
- a CDS encoding polyphosphate polymerase domain-containing protein, with protein sequence MPPISLDEMDGVSLMNRVDTKYAFSEGALGGLLDAVRHDYRVLEVGGARWTPYATLYYDSPARDCFLQHHNGKLNRHKFRVRSYGPSGACFLEVKLKNNKGRTDKRRIAIPGLEQASAPESLEFIEAAAGVRPNLAPQLWTYFSRITLVGLALGERVTLDTELTFAQGDRRAALPGVVIAEVKQARSDRGSSFRQGLRRMGLRPLRISKYCVGSLLLDPALKHNRFKPKLLALQKLVR
- a CDS encoding IS4 family transposase, translating into MAAKKPKLDERDVRGVKELRALLPLFERLHGVGCERDKAGNRVLHMDEYSVLILLFLFNPILTSLRGVQQASELKKVQKKLGCPRTSLGSLSEATAVFRAEGLREIVGELADQLGALPHDRRLDGVTQRLTAVDGSLLTRLPQIAQAAWQGRRRPDGWRLHAHFEVLRGAPTNIEVTTGRNRKDANEKASLRRLLEADRCYILDRGYEQFSLFNAIVAAGSSYVCRVREDHHFTPEQARDLGPEAIEAGVLEDAVGKLGSAKSVRIEHPDHPVRLVRIRAQAHPKRGGAAGKDLVLATNLMDVPADVVALIYVHRWQVELFFRFFKHTLGCRHLLSEDPVGIEIQTYCAIIVCLLISLWTGKKPTLRTFEMIRFYLIGWADEDEVLAHLEKLKTH